The following DNA comes from Clostridia bacterium.
GGAGAGGTAAAGGATAACAGCGGTAACACTTACAAAATTTATTTAGGAAGACATATTGATTCTGATTATTATCTTTTGATAAGACTAAAAACTGCTGTTTATACTATTATCCCTCTTTGTTTGGTGGTACAGCTTATTGTAGGCATTTTGTCTGGCGGGGTATTGCTGTCGCCTATAAGAAAGATAATTAATCAAACAAGAAAAATAACAAGGGACAATCTCTCTACAGCTAGGCTTGACGAAGGCAAAGCAACAGGCGAGTTAAAAGAACTTATTCAAGTCTTAAATCAAATGTTGGACAACCTTCAAGAATCGTTTGAAGCTCAAGAACGTTTTGTATCCGATGCTTCGCACGAATTAAAAACGCCTATCGCGGTCTTGCAAGGTTACAGCGATATGCTCAAACGCTGGGGTAAAAAAGACGAGGCTGTTTTGGATGAAGCTGTGGATGCAATATTTAAAGAAACTCAGCATATGAAAAACCTTGTTGAAATGCTTTTGTTTTTGGCAAGGACAAATAACAAGACCGCCAATTTAAAAATTGAAAACTTTTTCTTAAATGATCTGCTTGAAGAAATTATGAAAGATACTCAGCGGACCTGCAATAACAGAATATTATCCACAGGCAAAATGATGGCATTTACTATTGATGCGGATAGAGAACTAATAAAGCAGCTTATAAGAATATTGATAGACAATGCAATAAAATATACTTCGGATAACGGAGAAATAAAACTCAGCTGTTATACAGACGGTGAATATGCTTATGTAGTCGTTCAAGATAACGGCATAGGAATTTCCAAGCAAGACCTTCCTC
Coding sequences within:
- a CDS encoding HAMP domain-containing sensor histidine kinase, with the translated sequence MDTEIEIKNKKSFWKRFLSTLLTALLFFPKQIAKIFKKFSAWFNYNVTAKMTMINTVIFTFFGTVLSILIIFITEQSVLTPHISELKHYYSYIASDLYKEYDQEVLASKAPELKAANIEAAILSQDNELLWTNLSSTSKNYSLLLNTPLNKKVITETKIMYYAGEVKDNSGNTYKIYLGRHIDSDYYLLIRLKTAVYTIIPLCLVVQLIVGILSGGVLLSPIRKIINQTRKITRDNLSTARLDEGKATGELKELIQVLNQMLDNLQESFEAQERFVSDASHELKTPIAVLQGYSDMLKRWGKKDEAVLDEAVDAIFKETQHMKNLVEMLLFLARTNNKTANLKIENFFLNDLLEEIMKDTQRTCNNRILSTGKMMAFTIDADRELIKQLIRILIDNAIKYTSDNGEIKLSCYTDGEYAYVVVQDNGIGISKQDLPHIFERFYRADKARSRGTGSGLGLSIAKKIADVHNAEILISSEPGVGTVVNLKLNLNNDQNSVSQQLIK